A region from the Takifugu rubripes chromosome 22, fTakRub1.2, whole genome shotgun sequence genome encodes:
- the LOC101078722 gene encoding RNA-binding protein MEX3B-like produces MPSPLFHPEIMDHDVVISSQHGGVGLSRETDQESREEDHQEALRFALDQLSLMALEKVDGGGGGLVDSLDGTQVPGSEGCNGVGGGGYVDLQMLDHANGSRDSPSSCSPSPEYYGSGGYHMAGSHSMIHGEQSSVLCNRKRSVNMTECVPVPSSEHVAEIVGRQGCKIKALRAKTNTYIKTPVRGEEPVFIVTGRKEDVEMAKREIVSAAEHFSMIRASRCKAGGSGGGSLPGPPHLPGQTTIQVRVPYRVVGLVVGPKGATIKRIQQQTHTYIVTPSREKDPVFEVTGMPENVDRAREEIETHITLRTGTFVDLQGDNDFHSNGTDVSLEGLGALSAGLGASLWSRATNHHSAPPPPPSSPPPTLPVSMHHSSNRKMSSSVAYHAHNGMSSDGFGAGRKANEGGSPTSPFSTGSSAGGGGFTFGGDSTPGLPSSEDLGFEFSASNIWAPFVNGGAGGKAGGSSQQQQPLRRNSSGLSGGAITPRLSPTLPQDSGAGPLDHPLARRAQSDPLSTLSWLQSSGTGGGSFSGASSSSSGGSSTGYSSCSASSLPGGSPTDSEGGGSGVALTSGMLSRLKGGSGPGATGLVGVSPGINRDCFVCFESEVTAALVPCGHNLFCMECAGQICQSPEAECPVCHTPTTQCIRIFS; encoded by the exons ATGCCTAGTCCTTTATTCCACCCCGAGATTATGGACCACGACGTGGTGATCAGCAGCCAGCACGGCGGGGTCGGTCTTTCCCGGGAAACGGACCAGGAGTCCCGGGAAGAAGACCACCAGGAAGCCCTCCGCTTCGCCCTGGACCAGCTGTCACTCATGGCCCTGGAGAAGGTGGACGGCGGGGGCGGCGGTTTAGTTGACAGCCTGGACGGGACGCAGGTCCCCGGTTCTGAAGGCTGCAACGGCGTGGGCGGCGGGGGCTACGTGGATCTACAGATGCTGGACCATGCCAACGGGTCCCGGGACTCGCCGTCGTCGTGCTCCCCGTCCCCGGAGTACTACGGCTCTGGCGGCTACCACATGGCCGGGTCCCACTCCATGATTCACGGGGAACAAAGCTCCGTCCTCTGCAACAGGAAAAGAAGTGTCAACATGACGGAGTGTGTCCCCGTCCCCAGCTCCGAGCATGTGGCGGAGATAGTGGGGAGACAAG GTTGTAAGATCAAAGCCCTGCGGGCCAAGACCAACACCTACATAAAGACCCCCGTCAGGGGGGAGGAGCCTGTGTTCATCGTCACGGGACGcaaggaggacgtggagatggcCAAACGGGAGATCGTCTCGGCGGCCGAGCATTTCTCTATGATCCGGGCCTCCCGCTGCAAAGctggcggcagcggcggcggctctCTGCCCGGACCGCCGCACCTCCCCGGACAGACCACCATCCAG GTGAGGGTTCCCTACAGGGTCGTCGGGCTGGTCGTCGGGCCGAAGGGGGCCACCATCAAACGGATCCAGCAGCAGACCCACACCTACATCGTGACGCCCAGCAGGGAGAAAGACCCGGTGTTCGAGGTGACCGGAATGCCGGAGAACGTGGACCGGGCGAGGGAGGAGATCGAGACCCACATCACCCTACGGACAGGGACCTTTGTGGACCTCCAGGGAGACAACGACTTCCACTCCAACGGCACCGACGTCAGCCTGGAGGGCCTGGGCGCCCTGAGCGCCGGTCTGGGGGCGTCTCTGTGGTCCAGGGCCACCAACCACCACTccgccccgccccctcccccgtcctctccGCCCCCGACTCTGCCCGTATCCATGCACCACTCCTCCAACCGCAAGATGTCCTCCTCCGTCGCCTACCACGCGCACAACGGGATGAGCTCGGACGGCTTCGGCGCCGGCCGCAAGGCCAACGAGGGCGGCAGCCCGACGAGTCCTTTCAGCACGGGCAGCAGCGCcggagggggggggttcaccTTCGGGGGCGACTCCACCCCCGGGCTGCCGTCCTCGGAGGACCTGGGGTTTGAATTCAGTGCTTCCAACATCTGGGCGCCGTTCGTTAACGGCGGCGCGGGCGGCAAGGCGGGCggctcctcccagcagcagcagcctctgcgCCGGAACAGCAGCGGGCTCAGCGGCGGCGCCATCACCCCCCGGTTGTCCCCCACTCTGCCTCAGGACTCGGGCGCGGGCCCGCTGGATCACCCGCTGGCCCGCCGCGCCCAGAGCGACCCTCTCAGCACTCTCTCCTGGCTCCAGTCCAGCGGCACCGGGGGCGGGTCCTTCTCCGgcgcctccagctccagctccgggGGCTCGTCCACCGGTTACTCCTCCTGCTCGGCCTCTTCGCTCCCCGGCGGCTCCCCCACCGACTCCGAAGGGGGCGGCAGCGGCGTGGCCTTGACTTCCGGGATGCTGAGCAGGCTGAAGGGCGGCTCGGGCCCCGGGGCGACGGGCCTGGTGGGCGTGAGCCCGGGGATCAACAGGGACTGCTTCGTGTGTTTCGAGAGCGAGGTCACGGCGGCTCTGGTGCCCTGCGGCCACAACCTGTTCTGCATGGAGTGCGCCGGACAGATCTGCCAGTCGCCGGAGGCCGAGTGCCCGGTGTgccacacccccaccacccagTGCATCCGCATCTTCTCCTAA
- the mbd3a gene encoding methyl-CpG-binding domain protein 3a codes for MERKSVTLPVKRILSKPHIGRSPSSNLHTNVNLGHSPVAGRSLLKVQRSSHKPLYESNHHIRAKPDLNTTLPVRQTASIFKQPVTKVTNHPNNKVKTDPQKAVDQPRQLFWERKLSGLNAFDIAEELMKSMDLPKGLQGVGPSSSDKTLLSAIASALHTSPAPVTGQLTAAVEKNPGVWLNTTQPLCKAFVVTDDDIRKQEDLVQNVRRRLEEALTADKLAQIKDTVADAAASKEEIMEQDGEAS; via the exons atggaaagaaaaag TGTTACATTACCTGTCAAGCGCATTCTCAGCAAACCCCACATAGGCCGAAGTCCGAGCAGCAACCTTCACACGAATGTGAACCTGGGCCACTCGCCGGTGGCTGGACGCTCTCTGCTCAAAGTGCAACGCAGCAGCCACAAGCCTCTCTACGAATCCAACCATCATATCCGG GCCAAGCCTGATTTAAACACAACGCTGCCAGTTCGGCAGACGGCGTCCATCTTCAAGCAGCCGGTCACCAAGGTAACAAACCATCCCAACAACAAGGTGAAGACGGACCCGCAGAAGGCCGTGGACCAGCCCCGGCAG CTGTTCTGGGAGCGAAAGCTGAGCGGTTTAAATGCGTTCGACATCgcggaggagctgatgaagtCCATGGACCTCCCAAAAGGCCTGCAAG GAGTCGGACCCTCGAGTTCAGACAAAACTCTTCTCTCCGCCATCGCCAGCGCCCTGCACACCAGCCCCGCCCCCGTCACCGGCCAGCTCACGGCGGCCGTGGAGAAGAACCCCGGCGTGTGGCTCAACACGACGCAGCCGCTCTGCAAAGCTTTCGTAGTGACCGACGACGACATCAG gaaacaggaagaccTGGTGCAGAACGTGAGGAGGCGTCTGGAGGAAGCCCTCACTGCTGACAAGTTGGCCCAGATTAAGGACACCGttgcagatgcagcagccaGTAAAGAGGAGATAATGGAGCAGGACGGGGAGGCGTCATAG
- the LOC101079401 gene encoding transcription factor E2-alpha-like isoform X1, with the protein MAAVETDKELNDLLDFTAMFELPVSNGKNRPTTLASQFGGSGIDERSGSNPWGQGQPNSQSFNQGRGYGEEGLYTEQEGISSAPMFGPGIVGKVDRGHYSSFTSQGFLPSEIPMPSPNTISPSGLKSNSQFYPYEGSNPRRRPPQDLIESQPKKIRKVPPGLPSSVYAPVSGEDFNRDSVGYPAPKTGNVYPPPFYMQEGLHPPSHPWGTARSMVQQGYSAMVGNPPHLSQHGPFTALNPQDRLKPQPLPLSPQNYPLQGSEVNGAHPAGLHSGSNSFGVPSHTPPVSGTDTIMANRGSSGDEIGKALASIYPSDPTGNTFPPSPATPADSPQAVSGSASQWTRSSGQTTPSPNFESGIQSMASKLEDHLDEAINVLQRHASGQGGSSLAEMHSLLSSSMGLHPGFNSAAPGLASRLLGLITNHPEDSGLPSGGGLMHGHHGPASVQSGSQPSGLSGSINRSGGDVKREDKEDDENRSVADKSEDETRDVNSHLRTSLQGDDDDDEDLPVEVKAEREKERRLANNTRERLRVRDINEAFKELGRMCQLHLSAEKPQTKLGVLQQAVNVILNLEQQVRERNLNPKAACLKRREEEKVSGLDPQMHLGGGHHGLGGEGHM; encoded by the exons atggCTGCAGTGGAAACAGACAAGGAGCTCAACGATTTGCTGGATTTCACTGCG ATGTTTGAGCTTCCAGTTTCAAATGGCAAGAACCGACCAACAACACTTGCCAGTCAGTTTGGAGGTTcag GTATAGATGAGCGGAGCGGCTCCAATCCCTGGGGGCAAGGCCAGCCCAACAGTCAATCGTTTAACCAGGGAAGG GGTTATGGAGAGGAAGGCCTTTACACTGAGCAGGAGGGCATTTCCTCTGCCCCCATGTTTGGACCAGGGATTGTTG GAAAGGTTGACCGAGGGCACTATTCCTCCTTTACTTCTCAG GGCTTTTTGCCCAGTGAAATACCCATGCCTAGTCCCAACACCATCTCTCCATCTGGCCTAAAGTCCAACTCCCAGTTTTATCCTTATGAGGGAAGCAATCCTCGCAGGAGGCCCCCACAGGACCTCATTG AATCACAGCCAAAAAAGATCCGGAAGGTTCCCCCTGGCTTGCCCTCTTCG GTGTATGCACCAGTCTCAGGAGAGGATTTtaacagggacagtgtcggctACCCAGCCCCAAAGACAGGAAATGTGTACCCACCACCTTTCTACATGCAAG aaggcctccacccaccctcccatcCATGGGGCACTGCTAGGTCGATGGTCCAGCAGGGTTATTCTGCAATGGTGGGAAACCCCCCCCATTTGAGTCAGCATGGTCCCTTCACTGCCCTCAATCCACAAGACAGACTG AAACCACAGCCGCTGCCTCTTTCACCTCAAAACTACCCCTTGCAGGGCAGTGAAGTGAACGGAGCTCACCCTGCTGGCCTCCACTCTGGCTCCAACAGTTTTGGAGTCCCCAGCCACACACCCCCTGTCTCTGGCACAGACACCATTATGG CTAATCGTGGAAGTTCAGGAGATGAGATTGGAAAGGCCCTTGCATCT ATATATCCCTCAGACCCAACTGGTAACaccttccctccatctcctgctACACCTGCTGACTCCCCACAGGCTGTTTCAG GCTCTGCCTCCCAGTGGACTCGGTCCTCTGGCCAGACCACACCTTCCCCCAACTTTGAGAGTGGAATCCAGTCCATG GCTAGTAAACTGGAGGACCACCTGGACGAAGCCATCAATGTTCTTCAGCGACATGCCAGCGGACAAGGAGGATCAAGTCTGGCTGAAATGCACAGTCTGCTGTCATCTAGCATGGGTTTACATCCAGGCTTTAACAGCGCTGCCCCTGGACTGGCCAGTCGCCTTCTAGGACTG ATAACCAATCACCCTGAAGACTCTGgtctgccctctggtggaggaCTCATGCACGGTCATCATGGCCCAGCATCTGTCCAGTCAGGCTCACAACCTTCTG GTCTGTCTGGAAGCATAAACCGCTCAGGTGGTGACGTCAAACGAGAGGACAAGGAGGACGATGAGAACCGTTCTGTCGCTGATAAGTCAGAGGACGAGACAAGAGACGTGAACAGCCATCTTAGAACAAG TCTccaaggtgatgatgatgatgatgaagatctgCCAGTGGAGGTTAAGGCTGAGCGGGAGAAAGAGCGGAGGTTGGCAAACAACACCCGCGAGCGGCTTCGCGTTCGGGACATCAATGAGGCTTTTAAGGAGCTGGGCCGCATGTGTCAGCTCCATCTGAGCGCTGAGAAACCACAGACCAAATTGGGCGTACTGCAACAGGCCGTTAACGTTATACTCAACCTGGAGCAGCAAGTTCGAG AGCGTAACCTGAATCCAAAGGCCGCCTGCCTCAAGagacgagaggaggaaaaagtttCAGGGCTGGACCCCCAGATGCATCTGGGAGGGGGTCATCATGGTCTGGGAGGAGAAGGACATATGTGA
- the LOC101079401 gene encoding transcription factor E2-alpha-like isoform X2 gives MAAVETDKELNDLLDFTAMFELPVSNGKNRPTTLASQFGGSGIDERSGSNPWGQGQPNSQSFNQGRGYGEEGLYTEQEGISSAPMFGPGIVGKVDRGHYSSFTSQGFLPSEIPMPSPNTISPSGLKSNSQFYPYEGSNPRRRPPQDLIESQPKKIRKVPPGLPSSVYAPVSGEDFNRDSVGYPAPKTGNVYPPPFYMQEGLHPPSHPWGTARSMVQQGYSAMVGNPPHLSQHGPFTALNPQDRLKPQPLPLSPQNYPLQGSEVNGAHPAGLHSGSNSFGVPSHTPPVSGTDTIMANRGSSGDEIGKALASIYPSDPTGNTFPPSPATPADSPQAVSGSASQWTRSSGQTTPSPNFESGIQSMASKLEDHLDEAINVLQRHASGQGGSSLAEMHSLLSSSMGLHPGFNSAAPGLASRLLGLITNHPEDSGLPSGGGLMHGHHGPASVQSGSQPSGLSGSINRSGGDVKREDKEDDENRSVADKSEDETRDVNSHLRTSIIQVTDENLTAEEKEQRERERRLANNARERIRVRDINEAFRELGRMCQVHLQSDKAQTKLVILQQAVQVILGLEKQVRERNLNPKAACLKRREEEKVSGLDPQMHLGGGHHGLGGEGHM, from the exons atggCTGCAGTGGAAACAGACAAGGAGCTCAACGATTTGCTGGATTTCACTGCG ATGTTTGAGCTTCCAGTTTCAAATGGCAAGAACCGACCAACAACACTTGCCAGTCAGTTTGGAGGTTcag GTATAGATGAGCGGAGCGGCTCCAATCCCTGGGGGCAAGGCCAGCCCAACAGTCAATCGTTTAACCAGGGAAGG GGTTATGGAGAGGAAGGCCTTTACACTGAGCAGGAGGGCATTTCCTCTGCCCCCATGTTTGGACCAGGGATTGTTG GAAAGGTTGACCGAGGGCACTATTCCTCCTTTACTTCTCAG GGCTTTTTGCCCAGTGAAATACCCATGCCTAGTCCCAACACCATCTCTCCATCTGGCCTAAAGTCCAACTCCCAGTTTTATCCTTATGAGGGAAGCAATCCTCGCAGGAGGCCCCCACAGGACCTCATTG AATCACAGCCAAAAAAGATCCGGAAGGTTCCCCCTGGCTTGCCCTCTTCG GTGTATGCACCAGTCTCAGGAGAGGATTTtaacagggacagtgtcggctACCCAGCCCCAAAGACAGGAAATGTGTACCCACCACCTTTCTACATGCAAG aaggcctccacccaccctcccatcCATGGGGCACTGCTAGGTCGATGGTCCAGCAGGGTTATTCTGCAATGGTGGGAAACCCCCCCCATTTGAGTCAGCATGGTCCCTTCACTGCCCTCAATCCACAAGACAGACTG AAACCACAGCCGCTGCCTCTTTCACCTCAAAACTACCCCTTGCAGGGCAGTGAAGTGAACGGAGCTCACCCTGCTGGCCTCCACTCTGGCTCCAACAGTTTTGGAGTCCCCAGCCACACACCCCCTGTCTCTGGCACAGACACCATTATGG CTAATCGTGGAAGTTCAGGAGATGAGATTGGAAAGGCCCTTGCATCT ATATATCCCTCAGACCCAACTGGTAACaccttccctccatctcctgctACACCTGCTGACTCCCCACAGGCTGTTTCAG GCTCTGCCTCCCAGTGGACTCGGTCCTCTGGCCAGACCACACCTTCCCCCAACTTTGAGAGTGGAATCCAGTCCATG GCTAGTAAACTGGAGGACCACCTGGACGAAGCCATCAATGTTCTTCAGCGACATGCCAGCGGACAAGGAGGATCAAGTCTGGCTGAAATGCACAGTCTGCTGTCATCTAGCATGGGTTTACATCCAGGCTTTAACAGCGCTGCCCCTGGACTGGCCAGTCGCCTTCTAGGACTG ATAACCAATCACCCTGAAGACTCTGgtctgccctctggtggaggaCTCATGCACGGTCATCATGGCCCAGCATCTGTCCAGTCAGGCTCACAACCTTCTG GTCTGTCTGGAAGCATAAACCGCTCAGGTGGTGACGTCAAACGAGAGGACAAGGAGGACGATGAGAACCGTTCTGTCGCTGATAAGTCAGAGGACGAGACAAGAGACGTGAACAGCCATCTTAGAACAAG CATCATCCAGGTGACCGACGAGAACCTCACggctgaggagaaggagcagagggagcgTGAGCGGCGGCTAGCTAACAACGCTAGGGAGAGGATTCGCGTGCGCGACATCAACGAAGCTTTCAGAGAACTGGGCAGGATGTGTCAGGTCCACCTGCAGAGCGACAAGGCTCAGACCAAGCTTGTCATCCTGCAGCAGGCTGTCCAGGTCATACTGGGCCTGGAGAAGCAGGTGCGAG AGCGTAACCTGAATCCAAAGGCCGCCTGCCTCAAGagacgagaggaggaaaaagtttCAGGGCTGGACCCCCAGATGCATCTGGGAGGGGGTCATCATGGTCTGGGAGGAGAAGGACATATGTGA